One genomic window of Solea solea chromosome 12, fSolSol10.1, whole genome shotgun sequence includes the following:
- the LOC131470067 gene encoding L-lactate dehydrogenase C chain isoform X1 — MLITWWYLYFSARSIVLQSFKMASVVQKLIAPLFTGPPEPPANKVTVVGVGQVGMACAVSILLRELADELALVDVAEDRLKGEAMDLQHGSLFLKTKVVADKDYSVTANSRIVVVTAGVRQQEGESRLNLVQRNVNIFKHIIPQIVKYSPRCIIVVVSNPVDVLTYVTWKLSGLPKHRIIGSGTNLDSARFRFLVADKLGIHTSSLHGWILGEHGDTSVPVWSGTNVAGVNLQTLNPNIGTDSDEENWKETHKMVVQSAYEVIKLKGYTNWAIGLSVADLTESLMRNMNRIHPVSTMVKGMYGITDEVYLSLPCVLNSGGVASVINMTLKDDEVAQLRASGSTLWDIQKDLKDI, encoded by the exons ATGCTGATTACATGGTGGTATTTATACTTCTCAGCTCGGAGCATCGTGCTACAAT catttaaaatggcCTCAGTTGTGCAGAAGCTGATCGCTCCCCTCTTCACTGGTCCTCCAGAGCCGCCCGCAAATAAAGTGACCGTGGTGGGTGTGGGCCAGGTCGGCATGGCCTGTGCTGTCAGCATCCTGCTCAGG GAGCTGGCTGATGAGTTAGCCTTGGTGGATGTGGCGGAGGACAGGCTGAAAGGAGAGGCCATGGATCTGCAGCACGGCAGCCTCTTCCTCAAAACAAAAGTAGTTGCAGACAAAG aTTATTCTGTGACGGCAAATTCCCGCATTGTGGTGGTGACGGCTGGAGTCCGTCAGCAGGAAGGGGAGAGCAGGTTGAACCTCGTCCAGAGGAACGTCAACATCTTTAAGCACATCATCCCACAGATTGTCAAATACAGCCCTCGCTGCATCATTGTTGTGGTCTCCAACCCAG TGGACGTGCTGACGTATGTGACGTGGAAACTGAGCGGCCTTCCCAAGCACCGCATCATCGGCAGTGGCACCAATTTGGATTCCGCCCGCTTCCGCTTCCTGGTGGCCGACAAACTGGGAATCCACACCAGCAGCTTACACGGGTGGATCCTGGGAGAACACGGAGACACCAGTG TGCCCGTCTGGAGCGGAACCAACGTAGCCGGTGTGAACCTGCAGACGCTGAACCCAAACATTGGCACCGACAGTGACGAAGAGAACTGGAAGGAAACCCACAAGATGGTGGTGCAGAG tgCTTATGAGGTGATCAAACTAAAGGGATACACAAACTGGGCCATCGGTCTGAGCGTGGCTGACCTGACAGAGAGCCTCATGAGGAACATGAACAGGATTCATCCGGTTTCCACGATGGTCAAG gGCATGTATGGAATCACTGATGAGGTGTACCTCAGTCTGCCTTGCGTGCTCAACAGTGGCGGCGTGGCCAGTGTGATCAACATGACCCTGAAGGACGATGAGGTGGCACAACTGCGAGCCAGTGGCAGCACACTGTGGGACATCCAGAAGGACCTGAAGGACATCTAG
- the LOC131470067 gene encoding L-lactate dehydrogenase C chain isoform X2 — MASVVQKLIAPLFTGPPEPPANKVTVVGVGQVGMACAVSILLRELADELALVDVAEDRLKGEAMDLQHGSLFLKTKVVADKDYSVTANSRIVVVTAGVRQQEGESRLNLVQRNVNIFKHIIPQIVKYSPRCIIVVVSNPVDVLTYVTWKLSGLPKHRIIGSGTNLDSARFRFLVADKLGIHTSSLHGWILGEHGDTSVPVWSGTNVAGVNLQTLNPNIGTDSDEENWKETHKMVVQSAYEVIKLKGYTNWAIGLSVADLTESLMRNMNRIHPVSTMVKGMYGITDEVYLSLPCVLNSGGVASVINMTLKDDEVAQLRASGSTLWDIQKDLKDI; from the exons atggcCTCAGTTGTGCAGAAGCTGATCGCTCCCCTCTTCACTGGTCCTCCAGAGCCGCCCGCAAATAAAGTGACCGTGGTGGGTGTGGGCCAGGTCGGCATGGCCTGTGCTGTCAGCATCCTGCTCAGG GAGCTGGCTGATGAGTTAGCCTTGGTGGATGTGGCGGAGGACAGGCTGAAAGGAGAGGCCATGGATCTGCAGCACGGCAGCCTCTTCCTCAAAACAAAAGTAGTTGCAGACAAAG aTTATTCTGTGACGGCAAATTCCCGCATTGTGGTGGTGACGGCTGGAGTCCGTCAGCAGGAAGGGGAGAGCAGGTTGAACCTCGTCCAGAGGAACGTCAACATCTTTAAGCACATCATCCCACAGATTGTCAAATACAGCCCTCGCTGCATCATTGTTGTGGTCTCCAACCCAG TGGACGTGCTGACGTATGTGACGTGGAAACTGAGCGGCCTTCCCAAGCACCGCATCATCGGCAGTGGCACCAATTTGGATTCCGCCCGCTTCCGCTTCCTGGTGGCCGACAAACTGGGAATCCACACCAGCAGCTTACACGGGTGGATCCTGGGAGAACACGGAGACACCAGTG TGCCCGTCTGGAGCGGAACCAACGTAGCCGGTGTGAACCTGCAGACGCTGAACCCAAACATTGGCACCGACAGTGACGAAGAGAACTGGAAGGAAACCCACAAGATGGTGGTGCAGAG tgCTTATGAGGTGATCAAACTAAAGGGATACACAAACTGGGCCATCGGTCTGAGCGTGGCTGACCTGACAGAGAGCCTCATGAGGAACATGAACAGGATTCATCCGGTTTCCACGATGGTCAAG gGCATGTATGGAATCACTGATGAGGTGTACCTCAGTCTGCCTTGCGTGCTCAACAGTGGCGGCGTGGCCAGTGTGATCAACATGACCCTGAAGGACGATGAGGTGGCACAACTGCGAGCCAGTGGCAGCACACTGTGGGACATCCAGAAGGACCTGAAGGACATCTAG
- the LOC131470006 gene encoding spexin prohormone 1-like, translating to MSLMVTLFVVAFFTQSWTAPQWRNWTPQAVLYLKGAQRHRSVLERANRDRDDTLHLVTHSQNGDGLGLSWASLILLELLQRRVDEGGHKLDDYPDEQALNF from the exons ATGTCTCTTATGGTGACACTGTTTGTGGTGGCGTTTTTTACCCAGAGCTGGACTGCACCACAG TGGAGAAATTGGACTCCTCAGGCTGTTCTATATCTCAAAGGAGCGC AGAGACATCGCTCAGTGTTGGAGCGCgccaacagagacagagatgacaCTCTGCATTTAG tGACTCACAGCCAGAACGGTGACGGACTGGGTTTATCTTGGGCTTCTCTGATCCTTCTAGAACTTCTGCAGCGACGTGTTGATGAAg GTGGACACAAATTAGACGATTACCCGGATGAACAGGCGCTGAATTTTTAG
- the golt1bb gene encoding golgi transport 1Bb — protein MISLTDSQKIGMGLTGFGVFFLFFGMMLFFDKALLAIGNILFVSGLSFVIGLERTFRFFFQRHKAKATGFFLGGVFVVLIGWPIIGVVLEIYGFFLLFRGFFPVAVGFIRRVPVLGSLLSLPGISSLVDKIGESNTMV, from the exons ATGATCTCCCTCACTGACTCGCAGA AAATTGGAATGGGGCTGACCGGGTTCGgggtgtttttccttttctttgggATGATGCTGTTTTTCGACAAAGCCCTCCTCGCCATTGGAAAT attcTGTTTGTCTCCGGTCTTTCCTTTGTCATTGGGCTGGAGCGCACATTCAGATTCTTCTTCCAGAGACACAAAGCAAAAGCCACTGGTTTCTTCCTGGGAGGAGTTTTTGTGGTCCTGATTGGCTGGCCAATCATCGGCGTTGTCTTGGAGATTTACGGTTTCTTCCTCTTATTCAG GGGGTTTTTCCCGGTGGCGGTCGGCTTCATCAGACGAGTACCTGTGCTCGGCTCTTTGCTCAGTTTACCAGGAATCAGTTCT ctGGTGGACAAAATTGGGGAGAGCAACACGATGGTATAA
- the slc35b4 gene encoding UDP-xylose and UDP-N-acetylglucosamine transporter has product MATGIAVALVFIGCCSNVVSLELLVREFPGCGNIVTFAQFLLIALEGFIFETNFGRKKPTIPIRNYVIMVTMFFTVSVINNYALNFNIAMPLHMIFRSGSLIANMILGIIILKKRYSTSKYLSIVLVSAGIFICTIMSAKQVNVASEGSEDGFNVLMRWLIGIAMLTFALLMSARMGIFQETLYKQYGKHSKEALFYNHCLPLPGFLLFATDIYRHCDLFTQSAPVVIPVFGLTMPVMWFYLLINVITQYVCIRGVFVLTTECTSLTVTLVVTLRKFLSLIFSIIYFQNPFTTWHWVGTAVVFLGTLLYTEVLSSIWTALRGPAIKDKKAE; this is encoded by the exons ATGGCGACTGGAATAGCCGTGGCTCTTGTGTTCATCGGATGCTGTAGCAATGTGGTGTCTCTGGAGCTGCTTGTAAG AGAGTTTCCAGGATGCGGCAACATTGTCACCTTTGCTCAGTTTTTATTAATCGCATTAGAAGGTTTCATCTTTGAAACAAACTTTGGGAGGAAGAAACCAACAATTCCTATccg TAACTATGTGATCATGGTGACAATGTTCTTCACAGTCAGTGTGATCAACAATTATGCTCTCAACTTCAACATTGCCATGCCACTGCACATGATCTTCAGATCG GGATCACTAATCGCCAACATGATCCTGGGAATAATCATCCTGAAGAAAAG GTATTCAACCAGCAAATATCTGTCTATAGTTTTAGTTTCAGCTGGTATCTTCATCTGCACCATCATGTCTGCCAAACAAGTG AATGTGGCCAGTGAGGGATCAGAGGACGGATTTAATGTCCTCATGCGATGGCttattg GTATCGCCATGTTGACGTTTGCTCTCCTGATGTCTGCGAGAATGGGCATTTTCCAGGAGACGCTTTACAAGCAGTATGGCAAACATTCCAAAGAGGCTCTCTTCTATAAT cACTGCTTGCCACTGCCAGGCTTCCTGCTTTTCGCCACAGACATCTATCGCCACTGTGACCTCTTCACTCAGAGCG CTCCTGTCGTCATCCCTGTGTTTGGACTGACCATGCCAGTAATGTGGTTCTACCTGCTGATCAACGTCATCACACA ATACGTCTGCATCCGTGGTGTTTTCGTTCTGACCACAGAGTGCACCTCACTCACCGTCACCCTGGTGGTGACACTGAGAAAATTCCTCAGCCTCATCTTCTCCATCATTTACTTCCAAAATCCCTTCACGACCTGGCATTGGGTGGGCACGGCAGTGGTCTTTCTGGGTACGCTGCTGTACACAGAGGTACTGAGCAGCATATGGACAGCTCTACGTGGACCTGCCATCAAGGACAAGAAGGCTGAGTGA